CGGCGGTGCCTATGTCGAACCGGTCGTCCTCGCCGACGTGGAGAAGGGAATGCGCGGCTACTACGAAGAGCTCTTCGGCCCTGCCGTCATCGTCTACAAGGTCAGCAGCGAGGAAGAGGCCGTCGAAATGGCCAATGACACCCCGTTCGGGCTCGGTGCCGCTGTGTTCTCCAACGACATCGAGCGCGCAGAGCGTGTCGGTTCTCAGATCGACTCCGGCATGGTCTTCCTCAACGCCCCCGAGGGCACTCGCGAGTACCTGCCCTTCGGAGGAGTCAAGCGCTCCGGCGTCGGCCGTGAGCTGGGGCCCCTGGCCATGGACGAGTTCGTCAACAAGCAGATGGTGTTCAAGGGCAACTGAGCCCATGACCCTTCCCCAGCGCGCACACTTCTGACTGACGCGCGCCAGCGGCGAAGTTCCACTTTCAGGGCGCTGTTCGTCCACTCTCGGGGCGCTGTCCGCGCAGTCGGACAGCGCCCCGAGAGTATGCTGAAGCTATACACAGCTATTTCTCAGCAGGAGGTCCCATGTCGGCACAGAAGCCGTCGACCCAAATGAACGCCGCGGCCTCAAAAGGGCTCATGCGTCCGATCAATCGATTCCTCGAACAGTGGATTCCGTCAGCGCTGACGTTCGCCATCATCCTCACCCTCATCGTCGCCGTCCTGGCGTTCATCCTCACCGACGCGAGCCCGGTCGATGTCGTCACCGGTTGGGGCGAGGGGCTGGCAGGACTGCTCGCATTCATGACGCAGATGTGCCTCATCCTGCTGTTGGGCCACATCCTCGCCAACACCGGTCCGGTGCAGAAACTGCTCACCCGCCTCGCACGAGTTCCCGGCAGTCCCGGCTTCGCCTATGTCTTCGTCTTCCTCGTTGCAGCGATCGCCAGCCTCATCACCTGGGGCCTCGGTCTGGTCGTAGGCGCACTCCTGGCTCGGGAGATCGCCGTGCAGGCCCGCAAGCGCGGGCTCAAGGTCCACTTCCCACTGCTCGTCGCCGCCGGCTATTCCGGATTCGTCGTCTGGCACATGGGGTACTCGGGATCGGGGCCGCTGACGGCCGCGACTCCCGACTCCTTTCTTGCCGAGTCCCTGGGCGGTGAGGTCGTTCCCGTCAGTGAGACCATCTTCTCGACCTGGAACCTGCTCGCCATCCTCGCCGTCATCGTCGTCTGCGCCATCCTGTTCTTCCTCATCGCTCCGAAGAAGGACGCGCCCGTCTACGAACTGCCCGAGTCGGTGACCTCCGAATCCCGGGCGGCCGTCGACGAAGACGTCGTGACTCCGGCCGACCGCATCGACGCCTCCCGGATCCTGACGCTGGTCGTCGGACTCGCGCTCGTGATCTACCTCGTCATCCACTTCGCCCAGGGCGGGGGTCTGACCCTCGACATCGTCAACTGGTCATTCCTCGCGCTGATCTTCCTGTTGGTGAAGAACCCCTTCGAGCTCATCCATCTGACCAAGGAGGCCGCGGCGAACGTCGGAGAGATCCTGCTCCAGTTCCCGCTCTACGCGGGAATCCTGGGCATCATGTCCGGAACCGGCCTGATCGCCGTGTTCTCGGACGCTCTCGTGTCGATCGCGAGTCCGACGACCTTCGGCTTCCTCGCTCTCCTCTCGGCCGGACTCGTCAACTTCTTCGTCCCCTCGGGCGGCGGGCAGTTCGCCGTCCAGGGGCCGATCATGCTCGACGCCGCCAACCAACTGGGCGTCGACCCGTCGATCGCGATCATGGCCGTGTCCTATGGCGACCAGTGGACGAATATGCTGCAGCCGTTCTGGGCTCTGCCGGTCCTCGCGATCGCCGGTCTCAAGATGCGCGACATCCTCGGCTACACCTCGGTGACCTTCCTCGGTTCCGGTGTGGTCATGGCCGCCGCGCTGTTCCTCGTCTCGCTGTGAGGCGGCATCTGCGTTCGGCGCATTCGATTAGGTTACCGTCGGTTACGGTATGGTAGCCTCCATGGTTGGTCGCAACCGGTGACCCCGGTTCGCAGGAAGAAGCACATCGATGCGGGCGCTGATCCGTCCGCCGAAGGAGCGAGCAGATGACAGCCACAGTGGACAAACACGCGGAGCCGCCGAAGAGGGGTGTGAAGAAGGTGCTCCCACCCGTGAATAAGCCGGTCTTCATCGCCGCTGCACTGGGCACCTTGGCCATCACGATCTGGGCGCTCATCGCCCCTGCGAACGCCGAAGGGGTCCTCGGCGCCGTCGTCGGCTGGACGTCGGATTGGTTCGGCTGGTTCTACGTCCTCCTCGTCGCGATCGTTCTCATCTTCGTCATCTATCTGGCGGCCTCGAAGTACGGAAACACGAAGCTCGGCCCCGAGCACTCCAAGCCGGAGTTCGGCCTGTTGGCATGGGCTTCCATGCTCTTCGCCGCCGGCATCAGCACCGACCTCATGTTCTTCGCGGTCTCGGAACCGGTCACCCAGTACCTGGCACCGCCGAGCACCGAGCCCGAGACCGTCGATGCTGCTCGAGAGGCCACGGTGTGGACCCTGTTCCACTACGGCCTCAGCGGTTGGGGTCTCTACGCCCTCATGGGCATCGCACTGGCGTACTTCGCCTACCGGATGAACATGCCTCTGGCGATCCGTTCCGCGCTCGCCCCGATCTTCGGCAAGCGCGTCCACGGCGTCGTGGGCGACTCGGTCGATTTCGCTGCCCTGCTGGGCACCGTCTTCGGCGTGGCAACCTCGTTGGGCATCGGTGTGGTCATGGTCAACACCGGCCTCAACCAGGTCTTCGGCATACCTATTGGTGTGGGCTCTCAGATCGGCATCGTCGTCATCGGCGTCGTCGTAGCGACGCTGTCGGCCGTGTCAGGCGTGGACAAAGGCATCAAGTTCCTCTCTATCCTCAATGTCTTCCTCGCCGTTGCACTCAGCCTGTGGGTCCTCATCGCGGGCAACACCCAATTCCTCCTCAACGCCTTCGTCCTCAACGTCTTCGACTTCATCAGAATGTTCCCTGACATGGCGGGCCAGACCTTCGCCTTCGAGGACACCGGCACATGGATGACCGACTGGACCCTGTTCTTCTGGGCCTGGTGGATCGCCTTCGCCTCATTCGTCGGACTGTTCCTCGCACGCATCTCTCGCGGCCGCACGATCCGTCAGTTCGTTCTCGGCACCCTGACGATCCCGTTCATCTACATCTTCATGTGGATTTCGATCTACGGGAACTCCGCCCTCGACATCATCCGCGACGGCGACAAGGATTTCGGCGAGAAGACAATGCTCAACCCCGAAGGCGGGTTCTACGAGCTGCTCTCGAACTACCCCGGATTCATCGTCATCGCCGCACTCGCCACGCTCACGGCATTGCTGTTCTACGTCACCACTGCCGACTCGGCGGCGCTCGTGATGGCCAACCTCTCATCCCGACTGCCGACTCCGCAGGACGATGGCCGTCCGGGCCTGCGCATCTTCTGGGCCGTGGCCACCGGTGCGCTGACGATCGCCATGCTCATCGTAGGAGGCGTCGGCGCGTTGCAGAACGCGACCGTCGTCATGGGGCTGCCCTTCGCCTTCGTCGTCATCCTCGTCATGATCGGGCTCTACAAGGCGCTGCGGGTCGAAGCGAATCGCGTCGACAGCGTCGATCAGTCCCTTCCGGGGTCCTTGGCCCGACGCTCACGTACAGGCGACGGGCACGAGCCCTGGCAGCGCCAGCTGGGCCGAGTCCTGTCCTTCCCCAGCGGGAACAAGGCACGCGACTTCGAACGCGAGATCCTCACTCCGACCTTGGAGGAAGTCGCAGCCGAGATGGGCGAACGCGGTGTCACCGCGCGCTGCGGTCGCGTCGACACGGAGGGACAGTTCGTCGAGGACGGCGAGCTCATCCAGCTCGAGGTCGACGGCCAGGGACAGTATCCCTTCCGGTACCAGGTCTGGCCGCACAAGGTCAGCGTGCCCTCCTTCGGCGGGCACGTGCCCCGCGGGACCGAAGACTACTACCGCATGGAGGTCTATCTCGACGGCGGGACCGGACAGGGCTACGACATCATGGGCTACTCGAAGGAACAGCTCATCGATGACATCCTCGACAAGTACGGTCGTCACGTCGAGTTCCTGCAGCTGCAGGAGAACATCCTCAATCACGACGGCTGAAGTCCGACGCTGTCGTGAACCAGGCGCCTGCCTCACGGAGCCTGGTGTCCGCTTCACGGAGCCCGGTGTCTGCCTTTTTAAGGGGCAGGTGCCGGGCTCAGCCTCGTCGGAGCCCCTCCAGGCATGCGCGCAGGGTGCGGGTGACGGACAGGGCGGTGAGTCCGCTGGTGGCGGGGTTCTCCGGGCTCGGCGTCGAGGAGATGGAGAAGGCGAAGTCTCCCGCCGGTCCGCCGGCGACGATCTCGTGGTGCGAATCCCTCTGACGAGCGTCTGCGCGGATCTCCACGCGGGTGCGGCGCAGGGCCGCGGCCATGAGCTCGTCGTCCGCGGCTGCGTCGAGTCCGAGTCCACGTGTCGCCCACGCCAAGGCCACAGTGATGTTGACATTGGCCGGGAACTTCGCAATCGCCTCGGCGGGGGTGCCGGTGAAGATCGTCAGCGGTCCGTCGGCAGGGCTCAGTGCGTTGAGCCGGCGGATTTCCTCGGCGTCCATCCACGATTGGATGAGGCCACCGGGAGCCTTCGACGTCGTGACCGACACCGTGTCGAGGGCCTGTGTCTGGGCGGCGGCCTCAAGCACGTCGAGTCCGCCGATCGCCCCATTCGTCACGTGCAGCTCGCCCGGCCCCGCCAGGAGCGCCCGCCTGGTCGACCGATCGGCGAGGGCGCCGACGCTGGTGAGAACGAGGGGCACGTCGGCCGCCGTGACGGACGGTCCATAGGCTGCGGCGGCCCGAACGCCTGCACACTCGATGACGACATCGGCCGTGAGCTCGGCCCAGAGCGGATCGTAGGGGGGGGGGGGAATCGACCTGGACGAGTTCGGCTCCCAGGTCCCGATGCTCGGCGTGCGTGTCGAGGTCTCGCACCAGCGCCGTGAGTCTCAGTCGACCGTTCGAGATCTCGGGGTCGAGCAGGCGGGCGACGTGCCGCCCGATCGCCCCGAACCCGATCATCAGCACCGATTGCACTTCGCTCTCCGGTCTCATGAGATCAGCGTACACATCGCCACGGAGGATGTTCCCAGGTCGTGTCTGCCATGCCGTGTCAGCGGCGCGGGGTACCGTAACTGTGGAGACGGCAGAAGAACCGAGAGGATCTGGGAACGGCTGAAATGGAAGCGATGAGGGGGCTGGTCAGATGACGGAGGTGTCGGCGACCGATGACACGGACGGTGATGGTGCGATCGACCACGGTGCGGTCGTGGGGGAGGACGGGATCGCGCGGACGCCGTGGGCCTATGGTGATCCGCTGTTGCTGCACTACTACGACACGGAATGGGGGATGCCCGTCCGGGACGAGTCCGGAATGTTCGAACGGCTGAGCCTCGAGGGATTCCAGGCAGGACTGTCCTGGCTGACGGTCCTGAAGAAGCGCGAGCGCTTCCGTGAGGTCTTCCGGCACTTCGACGCTGAGGCGGTCGCCGGGTTCGGTGAGCCCGAGATCGCGTCCCTGCTCGACGATCCCGGAATCATCCGGCACAGGGGCAAGATCGAAGCCTGCATCGGCAACGCCCGGGCCACACTCGCGATGCGCGATGAGGGCGGGCTCTCCGATTTCATCTGGAGTTTCCGACCGGAGACGACCCCGCGTCCAAGCACGCCGAGCGAGGTGCCCACCACCGCCCCCGAATCGCGGGCGCTGTCGAAGGCGCTGAAGAAGAAGGGCTTCCGGTTCGTGGGCCCGACCACCATGTACGCGCTCATGGAGGCCGTCGGTATGGTTGACACGCACGTTCTGGGTTCCCACCGCCGAGGTGCTTCCGGAGTCTGGGACGCCTGAACCGACAGTCCGATGAAAGGCTGGAATGAACGATATCCGAGTCAGCGCGCTCGTTCTGCTGCACCCTGCCGACCCCCTTCTGCTCATGGTCCGCAAGGAAGGCACGACGTCGTTCATGCTCCCCGGCGGCAAACCCGAAGCCGGTGAGACCGCCGAGGCGACGATCATCAGGGAGATCAGCGAAGAGCTCGGCCTCACACTTGAGTCCGCGAGGCTCTCATCGCTGGGCACCTTCGCCGCCGAAGCGGCCAATGAGGCCGATCATCGGGTGACCGGGGACGTGTTCTGCTATGCGGGTCTGCCGGCTGACCTCGACGTCGACCGGATCAATCACCAGGCCGAGATCGCCGAGGCCGCCTGGTTCCCCTGCACTCCGATGCCCGTGGACACCCTCGAGCGTCAGTTCGCGCCGTTGACCCGGCTGCAGATCGTCCCGGCTCTGCGGCAACGGGGTCTCTTGGCGCGGTACGGTACGGACGCGCTGTACGGTTCGGACGCGCGGTGAGGTACGGACGCACGGTACGGTACGGACGCGCGGTGAGGTTCAGACACCTCGGCGGTGGAAGGCGAGTTCGAGCACGATCAGATGCACCGCATGCCCCAGCGCCAGCGCGGCCGTGGTGAAGCTGATGACGAT
The Brevibacterium marinum genome window above contains:
- a CDS encoding NUDIX hydrolase, which produces MNDIRVSALVLLHPADPLLLMVRKEGTTSFMLPGGKPEAGETAEATIIREISEELGLTLESARLSSLGTFAAEAANEADHRVTGDVFCYAGLPADLDVDRINHQAEIAEAAWFPCTPMPVDTLERQFAPLTRLQIVPALRQRGLLARYGTDALYGSDAR
- the betT gene encoding choline BCCT transporter BetT; the protein is MTATVDKHAEPPKRGVKKVLPPVNKPVFIAAALGTLAITIWALIAPANAEGVLGAVVGWTSDWFGWFYVLLVAIVLIFVIYLAASKYGNTKLGPEHSKPEFGLLAWASMLFAAGISTDLMFFAVSEPVTQYLAPPSTEPETVDAAREATVWTLFHYGLSGWGLYALMGIALAYFAYRMNMPLAIRSALAPIFGKRVHGVVGDSVDFAALLGTVFGVATSLGIGVVMVNTGLNQVFGIPIGVGSQIGIVVIGVVVATLSAVSGVDKGIKFLSILNVFLAVALSLWVLIAGNTQFLLNAFVLNVFDFIRMFPDMAGQTFAFEDTGTWMTDWTLFFWAWWIAFASFVGLFLARISRGRTIRQFVLGTLTIPFIYIFMWISIYGNSALDIIRDGDKDFGEKTMLNPEGGFYELLSNYPGFIVIAALATLTALLFYVTTADSAALVMANLSSRLPTPQDDGRPGLRIFWAVATGALTIAMLIVGGVGALQNATVVMGLPFAFVVILVMIGLYKALRVEANRVDSVDQSLPGSLARRSRTGDGHEPWQRQLGRVLSFPSGNKARDFEREILTPTLEEVAAEMGERGVTARCGRVDTEGQFVEDGELIQLEVDGQGQYPFRYQVWPHKVSVPSFGGHVPRGTEDYYRMEVYLDGGTGQGYDIMGYSKEQLIDDILDKYGRHVEFLQLQENILNHDG
- a CDS encoding aspartate dehydrogenase domain-containing protein, yielding MGTWEPNSSRSIPPPPYDPLWAELTADVVIECAGVRAAAAYGPSVTAADVPLVLTSVGALADRSTRRALLAGPGELHVTNGAIGGLDVLEAAAQTQALDTVSVTTSKAPGGLIQSWMDAEEIRRLNALSPADGPLTIFTGTPAEAIAKFPANVNITVALAWATRGLGLDAAADDELMAAALRRTRVEIRADARQRDSHHEIVAGGPAGDFAFSISSTPSPENPATSGLTALSVTRTLRACLEGLRRG
- a CDS encoding short-chain fatty acid transporter — its product is MSAQKPSTQMNAAASKGLMRPINRFLEQWIPSALTFAIILTLIVAVLAFILTDASPVDVVTGWGEGLAGLLAFMTQMCLILLLGHILANTGPVQKLLTRLARVPGSPGFAYVFVFLVAAIASLITWGLGLVVGALLAREIAVQARKRGLKVHFPLLVAAGYSGFVVWHMGYSGSGPLTAATPDSFLAESLGGEVVPVSETIFSTWNLLAILAVIVVCAILFFLIAPKKDAPVYELPESVTSESRAAVDEDVVTPADRIDASRILTLVVGLALVIYLVIHFAQGGGLTLDIVNWSFLALIFLLVKNPFELIHLTKEAAANVGEILLQFPLYAGILGIMSGTGLIAVFSDALVSIASPTTFGFLALLSAGLVNFFVPSGGGQFAVQGPIMLDAANQLGVDPSIAIMAVSYGDQWTNMLQPFWALPVLAIAGLKMRDILGYTSVTFLGSGVVMAAALFLVSL
- a CDS encoding DNA-3-methyladenine glycosylase I, yielding MTEVSATDDTDGDGAIDHGAVVGEDGIARTPWAYGDPLLLHYYDTEWGMPVRDESGMFERLSLEGFQAGLSWLTVLKKRERFREVFRHFDAEAVAGFGEPEIASLLDDPGIIRHRGKIEACIGNARATLAMRDEGGLSDFIWSFRPETTPRPSTPSEVPTTAPESRALSKALKKKGFRFVGPTTMYALMEAVGMVDTHVLGSHRRGASGVWDA